One genomic window of Arachis stenosperma cultivar V10309 chromosome 10, arast.V10309.gnm1.PFL2, whole genome shotgun sequence includes the following:
- the LOC130955074 gene encoding agmatine deiminase-like isoform X1 translates to MDLQGLPASHGFHMPAEWEPHTQCWMGWPERPDNWRENAVPAQDVFAKVASAISRFEDVTVCASSGQWENARRMLPEHIRVLEISMNDSWFRDTGPTFVVKRSESGKQTIAGIDWNFNSWGGLEDGCYTDWSLDILVARKILAIERVHRFSHSMILEGGSIHVDGEGTCLTTEECLLNKNRNPHMSKNQIEDQLKTYLGVSKIIWLPRGLYGDDDTNGHIDNMCCFTRPGVVLLSWTDDESDPQYERSMEAYSLLSNETDANGRKFEIIKLHVPGPLYMTEKEAAGVVQGDDGKARLPGTRLAASFVNFYIANGGIIVPQFGDKKWDDEAVRVLSKAFPDHKVVGIEGSREIVLAGGNIHCITQQQPAS, encoded by the exons ATGGATCTACAAGGCTTGCCTGCGAGTCATGGATTCCACATGCCTGCGGAGTGGGAACCTCACACTCAATGTTGGATGGGTTGGCCT GAACGCCCAGATAACTGGAGAGAGAATGCTGTTCCTGCTCAAGATGTGTTTGCCAAGGTAGCATCTGCAATCTCAAGATTTGAGGATGTAACTGTTTGTGCTAGTTCTGGCCAG TGGGAGAATGCCAGGAGAATGCTACCTGAACATATCAGGGTCCTTGAGATCAGCATGAATGATTCTTGGTTTCGTGACACCGGACCAACT TTTGTTGTGAAAAGATCAGAGTCTGGTAAGCAAACTATTGCAGGAATTGACTGGAATTTTAATAGCTGGGGAG GGTTAGAAGATGGATGTTATACTGATTGGAGTTTGGACATCCTTGTTGCTAGGAAG ATTTTGGCAATCGAGAGGGTTCATAGATTTTCACATTCAATGATACTTGAAGGTGGAAGCATACATGTTGATGGAGAAG GTACTTGCCTTACCACTGAAGAATGTCTCTTGAACAAGAACAGAAATCCTCATATGAGTAAGAACCAAATAGAGGATCAACTTAAGACATATCTTGGAGTCAGCAAGATTATATGGTTGCCCCGTGGATTGTATG GAGATGATGATACTAATGGCCATATTGATAACATGTGCTGTTTCACTAGGCCTGGTGTGGTTTTGCTGTCTTGGACTGATGATGAAAGTGATCCTCAATATGAAAGATCTATGGAAGCATATTCTCTGCTTTCTAATGAAACTGATGCCAATGGTAGAAAATTTGAAATCATTAAACTCCATGTTCCTGGACCACTATATATGACAGAGAAAGAGGCAGCTGGAGTAGTTCAA GGTGATGATGGTAAGGCAAGACTTCCAGGTACTAGGCTTGCTGCTTCCTTTGTGAACTTTTACATTGCAAATGGAGGTATCATTGTACCACAATTCGGAGATAAGAAGTGGGACGATGAAGCTGTTCGAGTCCTATCAAAGGCCTTCCCAGATCACAAA GTTGTTGGAATCGAAGGTTCGAGGGAGATTGTTTTAGCTGGTGGAAATATACACTGCATTACTCAGCAACAACCAGCCTCTTGA
- the LOC130955074 gene encoding agmatine deiminase-like isoform X2, which produces MLPEHIRVLEISMNDSWFRDTGPTFVVKRSESGKQTIAGIDWNFNSWGGLEDGCYTDWSLDILVARKILAIERVHRFSHSMILEGGSIHVDGEGTCLTTEECLLNKNRNPHMSKNQIEDQLKTYLGVSKIIWLPRGLYGDDDTNGHIDNMCCFTRPGVVLLSWTDDESDPQYERSMEAYSLLSNETDANGRKFEIIKLHVPGPLYMTEKEAAGVVQGDDGKARLPGTRLAASFVNFYIANGGIIVPQFGDKKWDDEAVRVLSKAFPDHKVVGIEGSREIVLAGGNIHCITQQQPAS; this is translated from the exons ATGCTACCTGAACATATCAGGGTCCTTGAGATCAGCATGAATGATTCTTGGTTTCGTGACACCGGACCAACT TTTGTTGTGAAAAGATCAGAGTCTGGTAAGCAAACTATTGCAGGAATTGACTGGAATTTTAATAGCTGGGGAG GGTTAGAAGATGGATGTTATACTGATTGGAGTTTGGACATCCTTGTTGCTAGGAAG ATTTTGGCAATCGAGAGGGTTCATAGATTTTCACATTCAATGATACTTGAAGGTGGAAGCATACATGTTGATGGAGAAG GTACTTGCCTTACCACTGAAGAATGTCTCTTGAACAAGAACAGAAATCCTCATATGAGTAAGAACCAAATAGAGGATCAACTTAAGACATATCTTGGAGTCAGCAAGATTATATGGTTGCCCCGTGGATTGTATG GAGATGATGATACTAATGGCCATATTGATAACATGTGCTGTTTCACTAGGCCTGGTGTGGTTTTGCTGTCTTGGACTGATGATGAAAGTGATCCTCAATATGAAAGATCTATGGAAGCATATTCTCTGCTTTCTAATGAAACTGATGCCAATGGTAGAAAATTTGAAATCATTAAACTCCATGTTCCTGGACCACTATATATGACAGAGAAAGAGGCAGCTGGAGTAGTTCAA GGTGATGATGGTAAGGCAAGACTTCCAGGTACTAGGCTTGCTGCTTCCTTTGTGAACTTTTACATTGCAAATGGAGGTATCATTGTACCACAATTCGGAGATAAGAAGTGGGACGATGAAGCTGTTCGAGTCCTATCAAAGGCCTTCCCAGATCACAAA GTTGTTGGAATCGAAGGTTCGAGGGAGATTGTTTTAGCTGGTGGAAATATACACTGCATTACTCAGCAACAACCAGCCTCTTGA